Proteins from a single region of Nerophis lumbriciformis linkage group LG36, RoL_Nlum_v2.1, whole genome shotgun sequence:
- the LOC133576938 gene encoding uncharacterized protein isoform X2: MEESVTTFETHLTAVMDSLIRASVCEITKLFQETVADYLVEISLNRKENEALKLRLRLTENKLRTERKYGMGWAAGRRNAGLAATAAGEEGAGGRLKRKVELDGKSKKGPAAAYRRRWPRGVWEEGGGGGGGGGGDCGGAATGGKEGKEPREMYLVQLPGCEEDEEGMAQDEEGEGSLSEEEEETTNIKEEFPSVDGYQPASLRLIKEALKIERPNHNPRNSSRAQSEGDLSDRPLSLASTKKEDDSWGSEEPSESGMTMDELRGLESALRAEIGREQGAVIAAQGVSPASEVVLASKITLPPKYIGLDGMEQEGDVEPQPPTLQREDQIGPGWAKDRVRSVELKSGRCKKTRENDSAPNGEEGVEQGKSAHLPHPPAPGSVGESAGEEDGAGDLLHFCPQCGGGFTTEAEMEEHPCPLGGAHLESSGGEESIFPCAHCGNTFSHAWALKNHECACAAERPHCCEICGKRFTHSRSLERHHLVHTGERPHQCPLCGRSFSRLGNLERHQRIHTGERPYGCDACGKRFSRVEYLKRHQLIHNGEKATLQCSACGANFRDVEQLKSHQCF; the protein is encoded by the exons ATGGAGGAGTCGGTGACCACCTTCGAGACCCATCTGACGGCCGTGATGGACAGCCTCATCCGGGCGTCGGTGTGCGAGATCACCAAGCTCTTCCAGGAGACGGTGGCCGACTACCTGGTGGAGATCTCCCTCAACCGGAAGGAGAACGAGGCCCTCAAACTGCGGCTGAGACTGACGGAGAACAAGCTGAGGACCGAGCGCAAGTACGGCATGGGCTGGGCCGCCGGCCGCCGCAACGCCGGGCTGGCGGCGACGGCGGCGGGCGAGGAAGGCGCGGGGGGGAGACTGAAACGAAAAGTTGAGCTGGACG GCAAGTCAAAGAAGGGCCCCGCAGCAGCCTATCGCAGGCGCTGGCCTAGAGGCGTGTGGGAGGAAGGTGGTGgcggcggaggaggaggaggaggagactgTGGGGGAGCTGCAACAGGAGGAAAAGAAGGGAAAGAACCCAGGGAGATGTATCTGGTCCAGCTCCCGGGGTGTGAGGAGGACGAGGAAGGCATGGCGCAGGATGAGGAAGGGGAGGGCAGCCtcagcgaggaggaggaggagacgaCCAACATCAAAGAGGAG TTTCCTTCAGTCGACGGATATCAACCAGCCTCTCTCAGGCTAATCAAGGAGGCTCTGAAGATAGAgcgccctaaccacaacccccgCAATAGTTCCAGAGCCCAAAGTGAAG GAGACCTCTCCGACCGTCCCTTGAGCCTTGCCTCCACAAAGAAAGAGGACGACAGCTGGGGCTCTGAGGAGCCATCAGAGAGCGGTATGACAATGGATGAACTGAGGGGCTTGGAGTCGGCTCTGAGAGCAGAGATAGGCCGGGAGCAGGGAGCCGTAATCGCCGCTCAGGGTGTAAGTCCTGCTTCTGAGGTGGTGTTGGCCAGCAAGATCACCTTGCCTCCCAAGTACATCGGACTTGATGGAATGGAGCAGGAGGGAGATGTGGAGCCACAGCCGCCTACCCTGCAGCGAGAGGACCAGATAGGACCAGGCTGGGCAAAGGACCGTGTGAGATCCGTGGAGCTGAAGTCGGGCAGGTGCAAGAAGACGAGAGAGAATGACTCGGCTCCAAATGGAGAGGAGGGAGTCGAGCAGGGGAAGTCGGCGCACCTCCCACATCCACCTGCTCCAGGAAGTGTCGGCGAGAGCGCAGGGGAAGAGGATGGCGCTGGCGACCTGCTCCACTTCTGTCCTCAGTGCGGTGGTGGGTTCACCACAGAGGCTGAGATGGAGGAGCACCCCTGTCCACTAGGCGGCGCTCACTTAGAGAGCAGCGGCGGAGAGGAGAGTATCTTCCCTTGCGCCCACTGTGGGAACACATTCAGCCACGCGTGGGCGCTCAAGAACCACGAGTGTGCCTGCGCAGCCGAGCGGCCCCACTGCTGCGAGATTTGCGGGAAACGTTTTACGCATTCGCGCTCGTTGGAACGCCATCATCTGGTGCACACGGGCGAGAGGCCGCACCAGTGCCCGTTGTGCGGGCGCAGCTTCAGTCGCCTCGGGAACCTGGAAAGGCACCAGAGGATCCACACGGGCGAACGTCCTTACGGGTGCGACGCGTGCGGGAAGCGTTTCAGTCGAGTGGAGTACTTGAAGAGACACCAGTTGATACACAACGGGGAGAAGGCCACGCTGCAGTGCTCCGCCTGTGGGGCCAACTTCCGCGACGTGGAGCAGCTGAAAAGTCACCAGTGTTTTTAG
- the LOC133576938 gene encoding uncharacterized protein isoform X1 → MEESVTTFETHLTAVMDSLIRASVCEITKLFQETVADYLVEISLNRKENEALKLRLRLTENKLRTERKYGMGWAAGRRNAGLAATAAGEEGAGGRLKRKVELDAGKSKKGPAAAYRRRWPRGVWEEGGGGGGGGGGDCGGAATGGKEGKEPREMYLVQLPGCEEDEEGMAQDEEGEGSLSEEEEETTNIKEEFPSVDGYQPASLRLIKEALKIERPNHNPRNSSRAQSEGDLSDRPLSLASTKKEDDSWGSEEPSESGMTMDELRGLESALRAEIGREQGAVIAAQGVSPASEVVLASKITLPPKYIGLDGMEQEGDVEPQPPTLQREDQIGPGWAKDRVRSVELKSGRCKKTRENDSAPNGEEGVEQGKSAHLPHPPAPGSVGESAGEEDGAGDLLHFCPQCGGGFTTEAEMEEHPCPLGGAHLESSGGEESIFPCAHCGNTFSHAWALKNHECACAAERPHCCEICGKRFTHSRSLERHHLVHTGERPHQCPLCGRSFSRLGNLERHQRIHTGERPYGCDACGKRFSRVEYLKRHQLIHNGEKATLQCSACGANFRDVEQLKSHQCF, encoded by the exons ATGGAGGAGTCGGTGACCACCTTCGAGACCCATCTGACGGCCGTGATGGACAGCCTCATCCGGGCGTCGGTGTGCGAGATCACCAAGCTCTTCCAGGAGACGGTGGCCGACTACCTGGTGGAGATCTCCCTCAACCGGAAGGAGAACGAGGCCCTCAAACTGCGGCTGAGACTGACGGAGAACAAGCTGAGGACCGAGCGCAAGTACGGCATGGGCTGGGCCGCCGGCCGCCGCAACGCCGGGCTGGCGGCGACGGCGGCGGGCGAGGAAGGCGCGGGGGGGAGACTGAAACGAAAAGTTGAGCTGGACG CAGGCAAGTCAAAGAAGGGCCCCGCAGCAGCCTATCGCAGGCGCTGGCCTAGAGGCGTGTGGGAGGAAGGTGGTGgcggcggaggaggaggaggaggagactgTGGGGGAGCTGCAACAGGAGGAAAAGAAGGGAAAGAACCCAGGGAGATGTATCTGGTCCAGCTCCCGGGGTGTGAGGAGGACGAGGAAGGCATGGCGCAGGATGAGGAAGGGGAGGGCAGCCtcagcgaggaggaggaggagacgaCCAACATCAAAGAGGAG TTTCCTTCAGTCGACGGATATCAACCAGCCTCTCTCAGGCTAATCAAGGAGGCTCTGAAGATAGAgcgccctaaccacaacccccgCAATAGTTCCAGAGCCCAAAGTGAAG GAGACCTCTCCGACCGTCCCTTGAGCCTTGCCTCCACAAAGAAAGAGGACGACAGCTGGGGCTCTGAGGAGCCATCAGAGAGCGGTATGACAATGGATGAACTGAGGGGCTTGGAGTCGGCTCTGAGAGCAGAGATAGGCCGGGAGCAGGGAGCCGTAATCGCCGCTCAGGGTGTAAGTCCTGCTTCTGAGGTGGTGTTGGCCAGCAAGATCACCTTGCCTCCCAAGTACATCGGACTTGATGGAATGGAGCAGGAGGGAGATGTGGAGCCACAGCCGCCTACCCTGCAGCGAGAGGACCAGATAGGACCAGGCTGGGCAAAGGACCGTGTGAGATCCGTGGAGCTGAAGTCGGGCAGGTGCAAGAAGACGAGAGAGAATGACTCGGCTCCAAATGGAGAGGAGGGAGTCGAGCAGGGGAAGTCGGCGCACCTCCCACATCCACCTGCTCCAGGAAGTGTCGGCGAGAGCGCAGGGGAAGAGGATGGCGCTGGCGACCTGCTCCACTTCTGTCCTCAGTGCGGTGGTGGGTTCACCACAGAGGCTGAGATGGAGGAGCACCCCTGTCCACTAGGCGGCGCTCACTTAGAGAGCAGCGGCGGAGAGGAGAGTATCTTCCCTTGCGCCCACTGTGGGAACACATTCAGCCACGCGTGGGCGCTCAAGAACCACGAGTGTGCCTGCGCAGCCGAGCGGCCCCACTGCTGCGAGATTTGCGGGAAACGTTTTACGCATTCGCGCTCGTTGGAACGCCATCATCTGGTGCACACGGGCGAGAGGCCGCACCAGTGCCCGTTGTGCGGGCGCAGCTTCAGTCGCCTCGGGAACCTGGAAAGGCACCAGAGGATCCACACGGGCGAACGTCCTTACGGGTGCGACGCGTGCGGGAAGCGTTTCAGTCGAGTGGAGTACTTGAAGAGACACCAGTTGATACACAACGGGGAGAAGGCCACGCTGCAGTGCTCCGCCTGTGGGGCCAACTTCCGCGACGTGGAGCAGCTGAAAAGTCACCAGTGTTTTTAG
- the LOC133577006 gene encoding endonuclease domain-containing 1 protein-like: MHSSIGVIFLLLCCFDGLVLGEIHQNFSKCLDFFYKGTPPQVNYSVGYQPICQRFNNQYRFASMYHRQSRAPLYSAYIISSGKGKRPNSTWMYEPQLAFSRASPEMKPFNATVDQNVIESQAVPQDYSHSNYTRGHLTPSMHHNTEDDRAATFTLTNIVPQRNGSNSGPWNSLEKKVMGNFKTFCKGPMYVITGAMPYADRAHWINNRVSVPEYMWSAYCCPIYKAKLPPDVRPTFPAYAALGRNDRDSGEEFVPVNPKAKASERGYDVRKMPLHTLEKILEQRLAMPIRLFDGQCQQLSQL; encoded by the exons ATGCATTCCTCCATAGGAGTTATTTTTCTTCTGCTTTGCTGCTTTGATGGTCTGGTCCTCGGTGAGATCCACCAGAACTTTTCAAAGTGCCTCGATTTCTTCTATAAGGGAACACCACCGCAGGTTAACTACTCAGTGGGATACCAACCAATATGTCAGCGTTTTAACAACCAGTACCGCTTTGCCAGCATGTACCACCGTCAGAGTCGTGCACCTTTGTATTCTGCGTACATTATCAGCTCGGGAAAAGGGAAACGGCCAAATTCAACATGGATGTATGAACCACAG TTGGCATTCTCCCGTGCAAGCCCCGAAATGAAACCATTCAATGCCACAGTGGATCAGAATGTGATCGAGAGTCAAGCAGTGCCTCAGGATTACAGTCATTCCAACTACACTAGAGGCCATCTCACTCCCAGCATGCACCACAATACCGAAGACGATCGCGCGGCCACATTCACCCTGACCAACATTGTTCCTCAGCGGAATGGTTCCAACTCTGGTCCCTGGAATTCCCTGGAGAAGAAAGTGATGGGAAATTTCAAGACGTTCTGTAAGGGTCCAATGTACGTGATCACAGGGGCCATGCCTTATGCAGACAGAGCTCACTGGATCAATAACAGGGTGTCGGTTCCCGAGTACATGTGGTCCGCCTACTGCTGCCCCATCTATAAGGCCAAGCTTCCCCCGGATGTGCGGCCGACCTTCCCTGCGTACGCAGCTTTGGGCAGGAATGATCGTGACAGCGGAGAGGAGTTTGTGCCAGTTAACCCCAAAGCCAAGGCCTCAGAGCGTGGATACGATGTGAGGAAGATGCCTCTGCACACCCTGGAGAAGATTCTGGAACAAAGGCTAGCCATGCCCATTCGTTTGTTTGATGGCCAGTGTCAGCAACTGTCACAACTCTAA